The Piliocolobus tephrosceles isolate RC106 unplaced genomic scaffold, ASM277652v3 unscaffolded_41, whole genome shotgun sequence genome includes a window with the following:
- the LOC113224833 gene encoding transcription factor BTF3, producing MKETIMNQEKLAKLQAQVRIGGKGTARRKKKVVHRTATADDKKLQFSLKKLGVNNISGIEEVNMFTNQGTVIHFNNPKVQASLAANTFTITGHAETKQLTEMLPSILNQLGADSLTSLRRLAEALPKQSVDGKAPLATGEDDDDEVPDLVENFDEASKNEAN from the coding sequence ATGAAAGAAACAATCATGAACCAGGAAAAACTCGCCAAACTGCAGGCACAAGTGCGCATTGGTGGGAAAGGAACTGCTCGCAGAAAGAAGAAGGTGGTTCATAGAACAGCCACAGCAGATGATAAAAAACTTCAGTTCTCCTTAAAGAAGTTAGGGGTAAACAATATCTCCGGTATTGAAGAGGTGAATATGTTTACAAACCAAGGAACAGTGATCCACTTTAACAACCCTAAAGTTCAGGCATCTCTGGCAGCGAACACTTTCACCATTACAGGCCATGCTGAGACGAAGCAGCTGACAGAAATGCTACCCAGCATCTTAAACCAGCTTGGTGCAGATAGTCTGACTAGTTTAAGGAGACTGGCCGAAGCTCTGCCCAAACAATCTGTGGATGGAAAAGCACCACTTGCTACTggagaggatgatgatgatgaagttcCAGATCTTGTGGAGAATTTTGATGAGGCTTCCAAGAATGAGGCAAACTGA